In the Aristaeella hokkaidonensis genome, CGCAGTGCGGCGGCAGCTTCCTCCATATCCTTCCTCAGTTTTTTCAGCACGCCGTCATAGTCCCCGCCCAGGAAACTCAGCACACCCTCCATCATCTCCCGATAGGCTTCCTCCGTGCACTTTCCGGCACAGGGGGCAAGGCAGCGGCCGATGTCGTAGTTCATGCAGGGACGTTTGGGGCTCTTCGGCGGCAGGACCTGCTTGCAGGAACGGATGGGAAACACATCCCGCACCGCTTCGATCACCTGGCGCACAGCGTTGGCGCCGATGTACGGTCCGAAATACTTGGCTCCGTCCTTTTCCATTTTCCGGCACAGTTCCAGCCGCGGGAAGGGCTGGCGCATGTCCACCTTCAGATAGGGATAATGCTTGTCATCCTTCAGCAGGATGTTGTAATACGGTTTGTGCCGTTTGATCAGGTTGCATTCCAGGATCAGCGCTTCCAGGTTCGTCTCGCACAGCAATATATCAAAATCGTCTATGTGGGCGATCATCGCCGCCACCTTGGGCGTATGCGCCGTATCCCGGAAATAGCTCCTCACCCGGTTTTTCAGGTTAACGGCCTTGCCGACGTAAATAATCTCACCCGAGGCGTCCTTCATCAGATAGCAGCCTGGGGAATCCGGCAGCATCCGGATCTTTTCCTCCAGTTTTTCTCCCCAGTTGATCACTGTCTTTTCCCCTTCCCCGAATGAAAAGAAGCGGGATCTCCGCTTCTGCTCTTGGTTATTCCAGATTGCCTACGATCTCCTGCAGTTCAGACAGTGCTGTCTGGAGAGCGGTTGCGTTTTCTCCCGTGGCCATTCCTGTTGAAAGCACTCCCAGGAAACGGTCTACTTCGTTCAGCAGGCTCTGCAGTTTTGCGTCTTCCACAAATGGATGTCCGTTCTCAGTGTTGCTCAGGTTGTTGATTACCCGCATGGCATGGACGTTGCACCGTACGCGTGCAAGGATCTGTGCGGAATCCGCGCCGGCTGTCCGGCTCAGTGAGGCTGTATCCGCATAAGCTTCCTTGCATTCCTTCTGCATCTGGGAAATATAAAGCTTATGGGTGTTGTTCTTACCCTGCAGCATGGGAATGCTGAGCACCAGCAGTGCCACCACCGCCGCCAGCAGCAGCAGGATAATGATGTTTCTGATTCGGTTCCTGTTCATTTGTGAGAGAGACATATTGCCGTCTCCCACCTGGGAATAACGTCTGTACACGGCTTTCCCTCCTTTACCCACCTATTCTATCACAAGGGCATATTTCCGTAAAGGGACAGCCACCCGCGTCCCCACCTGGGGCGTCAGGAAACGGTTTTCCGGTTCCGGACCGCGGGCAAAAAGAAAAACCCGCACCCGGTTTGCACCGGTGCGGGTTTCGGTTGCTCAGCCCTGTTTCTGCTTGTGCTTGGGATTCTCGCAAATGACCATAACGCGGCCCTTGCGCTTGATGATCTTGCACTTTTCGCAGATCGGCTTTACAGACGGACGAACTTTCATCGTTATACCCTCCTCTTTCAGGATCAGTTCTTGCTGCGCCAGGTGATCCGGCCTCTGGTCAGATCATAGGGCGATAGTTCAATCGTTACTTTGTCACCGGGATAGATCCGGATGAAATTCATCCTCATCTTGCCGGAGATATGCGCCAGGATCTGGTGGCCGTTCTGAAGCTCCACCTGGAACATGGCGTTGGGCAAAGCTTCAATCACTTTGCCTTCCATTTCGATTACGTCGCTCTTGGACAAACTCAGTCCCCCTCTCGCAGCGAGCGTTTATCGGCAAAACCGTTGTCTTCCAGCGCTCTTCTCAGATCGCTGTTCTGCAGCGCTCCGCCTTCCGGCCGCAAAGCCTTCAGGTTCAGCAGCACCGGTTTTGCGCGCAGATGTTTCGTCTTTTTCTTCTTCGGGTTTTCCAGCTTGTGGTGGCTGCCGTCGGCGATCATGACGATGCCTTCGGACACATTCTCCAGGATCAGGAAGCAAAGTCCCTTATCCCTTCCCTGTGTGCTTTCCACCACTCTGCCAGGCTCAAAGCTGAAAGATTCTTTCATCCTTATTCCTCCCAGGTAAATCCGGGAAGGGTCAGGAGTTCCGGAAGCCCTTCTTCGTTGATGGCAAGTGTGTGCTCATAATGAGCAGTCAGGCTGTGATCCACGGTTCTTGCGCACCAGCCGTCATCGTCAACAGACAGATGCCAGTCGCCGGCGGCAATCATGGGTTCGACTGCCAGGACCATGCCCTTGCGCAGTCTCATTCCCCTGCCGGGTTCACCGAAATTGTACACGGCGGGATCTTCATGCATCTCCCTGCCGATACCGTGGCCCGTAAACTCGCGGATCGGGGCAAACCCGTTCGCTTCGGCCAGGCTCTGGACTGCATAGCCCACGTCGCCAAGCCGGTTTCCGGCCACACACTGCCTGGCGGCTTTCCAGAAACATTCCTCGGTTACCCGGATCAGTTTCTCCGCCTCTTCGCTGATGGTTCCGACGCCCGCTGTAAAAGCGGAGTCAGCCTGCCAGCCGTCGAGGAGCAGCGTGCAGTCCACTGAAATGATGTCTCCATCCTTCAGGATCCTGCGGTCGCTGGGAATGCCGTGCACCACCTCATCGTTGATGCTCGCGCAGATGCTGCAGGGATAGCCCTCATAGTGAAGGGAAGAAGGAATCGCGCGGTGTTTCCGGATCAGCTTTTCAGCCAGGATATCCAGTTCCGCGGTGGATACGCCGGGCTTGATGGCCAGGCGTACCTCATCCTCTACCTCACGGAGGATCTTCCCTGCTTCACGCATCTTTGCGATCTGGCTCGGATTTTTCAGGCTGATCATGCTTTCGCTCCAAGGGCGTTCATGATCGCCGTGAATATACCGTCAATGCCCTGATCCCCGGGGATCGTTTTCAGCAGGCCCTTCTGTCCGTAGTATCCGATCAGGGGCGCTGTCTGGGCATGATATACCTGCAGCCGGTTCAGCACGGTCTCTGCTTTGTCGTCATCCCGCTGAATCAGTTCCTCACCACACTTGTCGCAGGTGGTCTTGCCGTTCAGCATACTGACGTGGTAGGTAGCGCCGCACTTGAGACAGACGCGGCGTCCGCTCAGTCTGTCTACCAGCACCTGGTCGTCCACGGCCAGCTCAATAACGCTGTCGATGGTAGCGAAGGTGCTCAGGGCTTCCGCCTGCGGTACGGTACGGGGGAACCCGTCCAGGATATAACCGCCTTTGCAGTCATCCATGGCCAGGCGTTCCTTCACGATGTCGATGATGACTTCGTCCGGAACCAGCTTGCCGGCGTCGATAAAGCTCTTCGCCTTCAGTCCTGTCTCAGTACCGTCCTTGATCGCCCGGCGGAGAATGTCTCCGGTGGAGATCTGCGGAATTTTCAGCGCGTCGCAGATGCGCTGCGCCTGTGTTCCCTTACCGGCCCCTGGAGGCCCTAAGAAGATAATGTTCATAATGACACTCCATCATTCTAATGAATAAATTCATTATTCATTCGGTTTCAGCAAGCCTTCGGCTTACATGAATCCGTCCATGTCCATGTCGATGCCGCGGACACTCATTTCACCCTGGATGGTGCGGACGGTCTCAAGGGACACGCTCACAGCGATCAGGATGGAGCTGGCAGCGAACGGAATGCTGTTCGCGCTCACACCAGCCAGTGTGATCAGCAGCGTAGGCACAGCGGCCAGGATGGCCAGGAAGAATGCTGCGAACAGGTTCAGACGGCTGACAATGTTCTGCAGGTACTGCCGGATGTTCTTGCCCCGCTGTCCGGGAATCACGGCGCCCTGCTGCTGCAGCTGTTCAGCCTGCTGCTTGGGATCAAAGCTGATGGAAGAATAGAAGAAAGTAAAAGCGATGATCAGCAGACCGGAAACGATCATGTATCCGATCTTGCCCTGATTCATGTTTGCTTCCCACCACTGTGTGAACCAACCCTGCTTATTGGGGTCGATCAGCTGAGCGATCGTTCCCGGGAAAGCCAGGAAGGAATAAGCGAAGATCAGGGGCAGCACGCCGACAGAGACCACTTTCAGGCTCATGTGGGTGTTCTGTCCGCCGTATACGCGGCGGCCCTTCACCTGCTTGGCGATCTGCAGGGGAATCCTGCGCTCGCCCAGTTCCACAAAGGTCACAACAACGGTCATCAGGATGCAGGTGACCACGACGATGATGAGGGTCAGCCAGCCGGAAGTGGTGGCATTTCCGCTCGCCATGGTGAATCCGCTGACAATACCGTTGAACAGGTTGGAGATGATACCGGCGAAGATCAGCAGGCTGATGCCGTTGCCGATTCCCTTCTCGGTAATCCGCTCACCAATCCACATAGCCAGGGCGGTACCACCGGCCATGCTCACACCGACCAGGACGTAGTTGATCCAGCCAGCCTTGATGAAGCCCAGGCCGCGGACAAGTCCGATAGCCTGCAGGGCAGCCAGGCCGATGGTTACGTACCGGGTAATCCGGTTGATCTTCTGACGGCCGTCCTCTTCCTTGCTCAGGCGTTCCAGAGCAGGAATAGCGATGGTCAGCAGCTGCATAATAATGCTGGCGTTGATGTAGGGAGTAATACCCATGGCCATCAGCGTCATTTTCTCGAAAGCATTACCGGTCATCATGTTGACCAGTCCCAGCAGATTCGTGTTAGACATGCCGGCGGAGTTAAAAACCTTCACAGCATCCACACCAGGTGCCGGGATAACACCGACGAGACGGTAAACCAGCAGCATCAGGAACGTGTAGATGATCTTCTTGCGAAGCTCACCAATCTTCCACATCTTACGAATGCTTTCGATCATTTTAAATCACCTCGGCCTTTCCGCCGACGGCTTCGATCTTTTCCTTGGCGGTAGCGGAGAACTTGGCCGCTTTCACGGTCAGCTTCTTCGTCAGTTCGCCTACGCCGAGAATCTTCACACCGGCCAGTTCCTTGCGGATGATCTTCTTCTCGAGCAGAGCGGCGGCATCCACCACAGCACCGTCTTCAAAGACTTCCAGGCGTTCAACATTCACGGTAGCGTAATCGGTGCCGAATACGTTGGTAAATCCACGCTTAGGCACACGGCGGTACAGAGGCATCTGGCCGCCTTCAAATCCGGGCCGCTTGCCGCCGCCGCTGCGGGCTTTGGCACCCTTGTGACCTTTACCGGAGGTCTTGCCCAGGCCGGATCCGGCGCCGCGGCCCAGCCGCTTCTGAGCGGAAGTGGACCCTTCGGCGGGACGCAGTTCATGCAGTTTCATAGGGGTTCAACCTCCTTTATTCGTCAACTTCCTCAACCTTCACCATGTGCTTCACGGCGAAGATCTGGCCCCGGATAGCGGGGTTATCAGGCTGGGTCACGGTCTGGCCGACTTTACGCAGGCCCAGAGCGGCGACGGTCGCCTTATGCTTGGGCAGGCTGGCGATCGGAGACTTCACCAGGGTAATCTTCAGTTTCATCTCTTCTGCCTCCTTATCCCAGGATCTCTTCCACGGTCTTGCCGCGCATCTTGGCAACCTGCTCGGCGCTGCGCACCTGCTTCAGGGCTTCGATGGTAGCTTTAACCATGTTGATCGGGTTGTTGGTTCCGAAACTCTTGGTCCGGATATCCTTGATGCCGGCCATTTCCAGCACGGCACGGGCAGCGCCGCCCGCGATCACACCGGTACCTTCGGGAGCGGGGATCAGCACGGACTTCGCGGTGGAATAATATCCGGTCATTTCATGGGGAATCGTGGTGCCGTCCAGCGGCACGTTCACCAGGTGCTTTTTAGCGTCTTCATTGGCCTTGCGGATAGCTTCCGGAATTTCGGCAGCCTTACCCATGCCGGCACCGACGCGGCCATTCTCGTCGCCAACGACTACCAGAGCGCTGAACCGCATGTTGCGGCCGCCCTTAACAGTCTTGCTGACGCGGTTGACGGCTACCAGGCGCTCTTTGAATTCGCTGACCTGTTCTGTGCGTTGCATTTGCGTCGTCCTCCTTATCAGAATTCAAGTCCGGCTTCCCGTGCGCCGTCAGCCACAGCGGCGACGCGCCCGGTGTACATGTACCCTCCGCGGTCAAAGACCACGGTCTTGATGCCGGCTTCGACGGCGCGCTCCGCGATGAGCTTGCCCACGAGTTTGGCGGCACCCTTCTTGTCCACTTCGTCCAGCTGGCCCTTCAGGGCGGGATCCATGGTGCTGGCGCTCACCAGGGTAATGCCCTTGGTGTCGTCAATGATCTGAGCCTGAATGTGCTTGTTGGAGCGATATACGGAAAGACGCGGGGCTTCGGGGGTGCCGCTGATCTTTTTCCGTACCCGTGCGT is a window encoding:
- the rpmD gene encoding 50S ribosomal protein L30, translating into MKLKITLVKSPIASLPKHKATVAALGLRKVGQTVTQPDNPAIRGQIFAVKHMVKVEEVDE
- the infA gene encoding translation initiation factor IF-1 translates to MSKSDVIEMEGKVIEALPNAMFQVELQNGHQILAHISGKMRMNFIRIYPGDKVTIELSPYDLTRGRITWRSKN
- the rpsE gene encoding 30S ribosomal protein S5 — encoded protein: MQRTEQVSEFKERLVAVNRVSKTVKGGRNMRFSALVVVGDENGRVGAGMGKAAEIPEAIRKANEDAKKHLVNVPLDGTTIPHEMTGYYSTAKSVLIPAPEGTGVIAGGAARAVLEMAGIKDIRTKSFGTNNPINMVKATIEALKQVRSAEQVAKMRGKTVEEILG
- the rplR gene encoding 50S ribosomal protein L18, which gives rise to MFKKRDRNEIRVIRHARVRKKISGTPEAPRLSVYRSNKHIQAQIIDDTKGITLVSASTMDPALKGQLDEVDKKGAAKLVGKLIAERAVEAGIKTVVFDRGGYMYTGRVAAVADGAREAGLEF
- a CDS encoding adenylate kinase, whose translation is MNIIFLGPPGAGKGTQAQRICDALKIPQISTGDILRRAIKDGTETGLKAKSFIDAGKLVPDEVIIDIVKERLAMDDCKGGYILDGFPRTVPQAEALSTFATIDSVIELAVDDQVLVDRLSGRRVCLKCGATYHVSMLNGKTTCDKCGEELIQRDDDKAETVLNRLQVYHAQTAPLIGYYGQKGLLKTIPGDQGIDGIFTAIMNALGAKA
- the map gene encoding type I methionyl aminopeptidase, giving the protein MISLKNPSQIAKMREAGKILREVEDEVRLAIKPGVSTAELDILAEKLIRKHRAIPSSLHYEGYPCSICASINDEVVHGIPSDRRILKDGDIISVDCTLLLDGWQADSAFTAGVGTISEEAEKLIRVTEECFWKAARQCVAGNRLGDVGYAVQSLAEANGFAPIREFTGHGIGREMHEDPAVYNFGEPGRGMRLRKGMVLAVEPMIAAGDWHLSVDDDGWCARTVDHSLTAHYEHTLAINEEGLPELLTLPGFTWEE
- the rplO gene encoding 50S ribosomal protein L15: MKLHELRPAEGSTSAQKRLGRGAGSGLGKTSGKGHKGAKARSGGGKRPGFEGGQMPLYRRVPKRGFTNVFGTDYATVNVERLEVFEDGAVVDAAALLEKKIIRKELAGVKILGVGELTKKLTVKAAKFSATAKEKIEAVGGKAEVI
- a CDS encoding KOW domain-containing RNA-binding protein; the encoded protein is MKESFSFEPGRVVESTQGRDKGLCFLILENVSEGIVMIADGSHHKLENPKKKKTKHLRAKPVLLNLKALRPEGGALQNSDLRRALEDNGFADKRSLREGD
- the rpmJ gene encoding 50S ribosomal protein L36, which gives rise to MKVRPSVKPICEKCKIIKRKGRVMVICENPKHKQKQG
- the secY gene encoding preprotein translocase subunit SecY, with protein sequence MIESIRKMWKIGELRKKIIYTFLMLLVYRLVGVIPAPGVDAVKVFNSAGMSNTNLLGLVNMMTGNAFEKMTLMAMGITPYINASIIMQLLTIAIPALERLSKEEDGRQKINRITRYVTIGLAALQAIGLVRGLGFIKAGWINYVLVGVSMAGGTALAMWIGERITEKGIGNGISLLIFAGIISNLFNGIVSGFTMASGNATTSGWLTLIIVVVTCILMTVVVTFVELGERRIPLQIAKQVKGRRVYGGQNTHMSLKVVSVGVLPLIFAYSFLAFPGTIAQLIDPNKQGWFTQWWEANMNQGKIGYMIVSGLLIIAFTFFYSSISFDPKQQAEQLQQQGAVIPGQRGKNIRQYLQNIVSRLNLFAAFFLAILAAVPTLLITLAGVSANSIPFAASSILIAVSVSLETVRTIQGEMSVRGIDMDMDGFM